A genome region from Camelina sativa cultivar DH55 chromosome 10, Cs, whole genome shotgun sequence includes the following:
- the LOC104719356 gene encoding uncharacterized protein LOC104719356, with the protein MEETLKSMQIRLKGREILVSSSHNELATVVNRLFLRKESKRYQTARALYDHCVSDFPDCLTLKLLQVYQSSSDGVTRFRSIYQLSETLTDLRNRDFKLSLDSLYEIRRALIPCLTMQETKESDMKILRRIVSCVAYNVVELHKEEWDELGDCIVTLASSELVKAFHVFVDLPTVYKSFIDKFKHKIFEEACKVFLDPYRVEHWSLALQTLVKMWIQLVKTGMRVELMNVLMEIQVFPFVSSVKKLIEMEKELFLVKGLEDFERFFSRDMSLYHYTTDQCRFVSTLMSKIEGFGTHLTKEVVMRIKMLVTGQESPVMKPHDDDLNNRFDCGWNDHLKNLSSLEVLRIFASTELEDRSSEIAIRRLNVLLSDHTSEKVPIDIAEMRQIQPLLISCLKEEGISDSMFKVLGEVVNHVTYEMMVYNEDKCYELRDYIISSETGFQRAISIFQCFTMALDDEDFVIPVMEKLIPDIITGLDPPGELLVDNSCWALAFPGALCAAMHMIDDYVDAVKDVAFKMIDSVGKLVEREMEVGFVRRAFRDAETIVKKQLEWYGTCEYRFLKGLLWRLYAIKGMKWESKIVLWRINVIVEREVKE; encoded by the coding sequence ATGGAGGAAACTTTGAAATCTATGCAAATTAGGTTGAAAGGGAGAGAGATTCTTGTGAGTTCAAGCCACAATGAACTAGCGACTGTTGTGAATCGACTCTTTCTGCGTAAAGAATCCAAAAGATATCAAACAGCGCGAGCTCTGTACGATCACTGCGTCTCTGATTTCCCAGATTGCTTAACCTTAAAGCTTCTTCAGGTCTATCAGTCTTCTTCCGATGGCGTCACAAGATTCCGATCGATCTATCAACTCTCCGAAACCCTCACCGATTTGAGAAACCGCGACTTCAAACTCTCTCTCGACTCTCTCTACGAAATCAGAAGGGCTTTGATTCCGTGCTTGACGATGCAAGAAACCAAAGAATCTGACATGAAGATCCTCAGAAGAATCGTCTCTTGTGTAGCTTACAATGTCGTGGAGTTGCATAAAGAGGAATGGGACGAGCTCGGCGATTGTATCGTAACGCTGGCGAGTAGCGAACTTGTCAAGGCTTTTCATGTTTTCGTCGATTTGCCAACAGTCTACAAGAGTTTCATCGACAAGTTTAAGCACAAAATCTTTGAGGAAGCTTGTAAGGTCTTTCTTGATCCTTATAGAGTCGAACATTGGAGCTTGGCTTTGCAAACTCTTGTTAAAATGTGGATTCAGCTTGTGAAGACAGGTATGAGGGTCGAGTTAATGAATGTGTTAATGGAGATTCAGGTTTTCCCTTTTGTGAGTTCAGTAAAGAAGCTAATTGAGATGGAAAAGGAACTGTTTTTGGTAAAAGGGCTTGAAGATTTCGAGAGGTTCTTCTCACGAGACATGAGTCTGTATCATTACACTACGGATCAGTGCCGTTTTGTGTCGACTTTAATGAGCAAGATCGAAGGATTTGGGACTCATTTGACCAAGGAGGTTGTGATGAGGATCAAAATGCTGGTTACAGGACAGGAAAGTCCAGTCATGAAACCACATGATGATGATCTTAACAATCGTTTTGACTGTGGCTGGAATGATCATTTGAAGAATTTATCTTCGCTGGAAGTTTTGAGAATCTTTGCGTCAACTGAACTTGAAGATAGGTCCAGCGAGATTGCAATTAGACGGCTCAATGTCTTACTATCTGATCACACTTCAGAGAAGGTGCCAATAGACATTGCAGAGATGAGACAAATCCAACCATTGCTCATCTCTTGCCTAAAGGAAGAAGGAATCTCTGACAGTATGTTCAAAGTCCTAGGTGAGGTGGTGAACCATGTTACGTATGAGATGATGGTCTACAATGAGGATAAATGCTATGAGCTTCGCGATTATATTATATCGAGTGAAACAGGGTTTCAGAGAGCGATTTCTATCTTCCAATGCTTCACAATGGCgcttgatgatgaagattttgtTATTCCAGTAATGGAGAAACTAATCCCTGATATAATCACAGGGCTAGATCCACCAGGAGAATTGTTGGTAGATAACAGTTGTTGGGCCTTGGCGTTTCCCGGTGCCTTATGTGCAGCAATGCACATGATAGATGATTACGTTGACGCCGTTAAGGATGTTGCATTTAAGATGATAGATTCTGTGGGAAAACTTGTTGAAAGAGAAATGGAAGTTGGCTTTGTGAGGAGAGCTTTCAGAGATGCGGAAACCATTGTGAAGAAACAATTGGAATGGTACGGTACATGCGAATACAGATTCCTTAAGGGTTTGCTTTGGAGACTCTATGCAATCAAAGGCATGAAATGGGAAAGTAAGATTGTGTTGTGGAGAATTAACGTGATTGTCGAGAGAGAAGTGAAAGAATAG
- the LOC104720517 gene encoding putative F-box protein At1g64540, translating to MAAKKLETASGNNPINSLPDEVLGQILSLLPTKTAAFTSVLSKWWRNLIPLVQNLDVDDSMFLDPNINSKSFFSFIEETLVLLRDSHIKKFALKCEFPLFDEFLEKCDLYDCLLASSVLEEVNICDDDPLRPLVYPAWVKKIWGSSIQRISICHRFSDRKNHSCFVIKTPNLVYLDFSSYVGKDSVVQFDSLVECRLDLRLWTYLEYVPPEDLVMCKMFNPCHKVLYFCCKSMPEFNNLVKLSFESHKERGWQVLPLLLKKSPNLETLVIRYGHVHEITDECGDACVCVHEEKTKNKNCLLLCRVKVLKIYGYGGTNRELKQMRHFMENLKCLEVVKVKVHQVDEQDKYLPPTSEPMKLLSATSSKCKIQFI from the exons ATGGCTgcaaaaaaattggaaactGCTTCTGGAAACAATCCAATAAATAGCCTACCAGATGAGGTTCTTGGTCAGATCTTGTCCTTGCTCCCTACCAAAACTGCTGCTTTCACATCAGTTCTCTCAAAATGGTGGAGGAATCTGATTCCTCTGGTTCAAAACCTTGATGTCGATGATTCCATGTTCCTCGATCCCAACATCAACTCAAAAAGcttctttagtttcattgaGGAAACCCTTGTCTTGCTACGCGATTCTCACATCAAGAAATTTGCGTTGAAATGCGAATTTCCTCTATTCGACGAGTTTC TTGAAAAGTGTGATTTGTATGACTGCCTCCTCGCTAGCTCTGTGCTTGAGGAAGTCAACATATGTGATGATGATCCTCTTAGACCACTTGTGTATCCGGCTTGGGTTAAAAAGATTTGGGGTTCATCCATACAGAGGATATCTATTTGTCACCGTTTTTCTGATAGAAAAAACCACTCATGTTTTGTCATTAAGACGCCCAATCTTGTGTACCTTGACTTCTCTAGCTATGTCGGAAAAGATTCTGTCGTTCAGTTTGATTCGCTAGTCGAATGTAGACTGGATCTTCGGTTATGGACGTATCTGGAATATGTCCCACCGGAAGAT CTTGTAATGTGCAAAATGTTCAATCCATGTCATAAGGTGCTTTATTTCTGCTGTAAATCTATGCCTGAATTCAACAACCTCGTTAAGTTATCTTTTGAGAGCCATAAGGAACGTGGTTGGCAAGTGTTGCCGCTTCTGCTCAAGAAATCTCCAAACCTAGAAACTCTAGTCATAAGGTAC GGTCATGTGCATGAGATCACGGATGAATGTGGGGATGCATGCGTCTGTGTTCatgaggagaagacaaagaataAAAACTGTTTATTGCTGTGTCGAGTGAAGGTGCTAAAGATATATGGATATGGAGGAACTAACAGAGAACTGAAACAAATGAGACATTTCATGGAGAATTTGAAGTGTCTTGAAGTGGTCAAAGTTAAGGTTCATCAAGTGGATGAGCAAGATAAGTACTTACCACCCACCAGTGAACCAATGAAGCTCCTTTCTGCAACTTCTTCCAAGTGTAAGATCCAATTTATTTAA